In Pseudomonadota bacterium, one DNA window encodes the following:
- a CDS encoding polynucleotide adenylyltransferase PcnB → MVNSMKPRIIPRKEHCISRKQVSPNAVRTLYRLHRNGFIAYLVGGCVR, encoded by the coding sequence ATGGTAAATAGTATGAAACCACGAATCATTCCCCGGAAGGAACACTGTATATCACGAAAGCAGGTGAGCCCGAATGCCGTGCGCACGCTCTACCGACTCCATAGAAACGGCTTTATCGCCTACCTGGTAGGGGGATGTGTCCGCGA